In Canis aureus isolate CA01 chromosome 25, VMU_Caureus_v.1.0, whole genome shotgun sequence, the genomic window TGGTACTTGGACcactggaggaagggaggaagggactAGCCTGCCCcggccccagctccccagctcgtGTGCCAGAACTGCCCTGCTGAGAGGCCACTTTGGAGAGTTCATTAATGCAAGTCAGAGACCCGGCCGCTGCTGCCACCCCCAAGACATTTCTTAAAGAGGAGGGTGGTGTGTTTTTCCAGCGTGTTCTAGTAGCAGTTTGATTCTCTcgctttattttaatttccataattGGTAGCTTCCGAAATGGCTTTGGAAGGCAGTTTGCTTTTAAATGCGGCCACCTATTCCAAAATGCCCCGGTTATTTTAGGAATCCGATCCTCTTCCTCCAGAGCTCTCTCGCAGGACTTCTTTTGGACGGGTCCAGGAGGTAGGGTCTTCTCCATTCCACTCCTGCAGAGGTCACTTTTCGTGCGCGGGGTCGTCCCCAGCGTTTGTGAGTAGCATATGCATGTGGCTGTGCCGACTGCACTCGCAGGCTTGTAAATTTTCACCCTGGGAAATTAGCAACAAAGCCCGATCTGTCTCGTGGCTGCTTTGCACTTTCCGAGGGCGGCTGTACTTGACTGAGCTGCAGAACAggcacacgagagagagagaggagagagagagagagagagagaggagagcgagcgagagagggagggagagaaggaaaggagagaagaggggaggggtgggggcgagAGGTAAATAGTCTTAAATCGGAAGGGAGCTGCTTCTCTGTGGTCTTGACAAGCGCTGCCTGGGCTCCGCCGGCTCAGTAATAACTGAGTGACCTTTTCTTTGGCTGTATTATGTCTGGCTGGGAAGGGATTGCATTTTGCAGCTGAGAGCCGCGGCTTCCTCCAGCTCGGCTCCTCGCGTGCTGCTGGGGTAAGTTGTCTTGAGCCAGGACGGAGAGAGACAGCCTCGGACTGCAGTTGCCTAAAAGGAGGACACCTGTGGCTCAGATGCGGTCAACACCATTACTTGGCGGATCCTTGAGGACCtcattattttaaacttaaaaaaaaaaatagagattccctccccctctttttttttttttttcaaacaatgcTTCTTTTTGACCTTTCCCAAGGAGAAGCACTACAAAGCAGCCACTGTGCTTTCTGAACCGCCTCCCCCTGTATCGCTTAATTGAGAAGGTAAGTGCGGCAACTGTGTACACACGCGTCGGCTtatttgtggtgtgtgtgtctgcggGTGCGCGCGTGCGTGTGCGgatgtgggtattttttttttttttttcttccttccccagccTCTCCTAATGAGGCATAAACTGGAGCTGCAGCCCGGCTCCGCACTGCAACTTTCACTCGGGCTGCAGCTCTGCTGAGACGGTTTTGTTTAAATCATGTGaggcttcattatttttatgatgaGACATGAAATAGATGCAGGCTGAAGATgtggatggaaggagggagagcgGCTGCGGCGCGGAATGTCTCAAGTACGACTCGAGTGGATAATAGTCAAAGTTCAGGATGAGCCGCAGCCTCCCCACACCCCTGACTCCcggggagagaggggcagggagagttGGGAATCAGGAGAGGTTCGCTCCGGCCTGGCCCGCAGCGAGGGAATTCAGCGCTCGGTGGGTTCCGGACCCACTCTCTGTACTTGCTGGAATtcacagcccccctcccccaagagtTGGAATTGCAATCTTTTGGTTCTTGTCGACACTTCTGCCTCCCCTCACTTTTCCGCGATAAGACAGTGTTGTTCCCGAGAGATGGAAAAGTGACTatttgcagggggaggggggatgggggggagaGAGGTTCCCTGGAACAAGGTGCCTATGTTCTACTAGGTTGAGATTCAAACTGATGCAGCACGTTTTTACGGGGGGCTACCCAGATTGCTGTTATGAAACACAAGTCAGATTTATGGTCTTTTTCATATTGAACATGATATGCTATGCTAACGCTGCATGTGACAGTTTAATCAAATCCATTTGTTACCACGAAGCTAAAAGGGGCCGCTGGGATTTTAGGATTACGGGCAGAGTTAGGGAAGCATGTGGCTTTGTCATTCGCCATCATTTTGCACACTGCCACACTGCGAGGGGCTCTGTGTGTGCGCTCTGTCTCGTCTGGCCGCCCtcatcccttcccccaccccctgccgccGCTCCGACCCGCTCCCAAAGTGGCTTCACAATAGTCGGTCCTCGGCGGTGTAGGCTGCGCACCAGGTCCACACTTGAGCCAGATCCAGGAAGACCCCCTTCCACTTCTACCTTGGGCTTGGTGCTCAATGCGAAGCTGCTGCGACTCAGGCACGCCTAAGTCAACTCatgcagaaaaaggagaaaagttttGGTAAGGTTACAATCTATCATAGATGCACTCTGCCGGCGCTCGGCACTCTTAGCTGCTCAAAAGCTTTCCTGCTCTTCTGCTGcttttgtgtctttaaaaaaaaaaaaaaaaagatccaaaataTTATTGTTGTAACTGCTTTGAAAGACTGCTGCTTAAACCAATTAATCTTGCTAGGTGCAACAAATACTGCTACATTCTTTGCAAATCATCCCTGTGTGGCTGCAAAGACACAACCACAAAAGGCTAGAGCATAAACTCCGCAAGGGATTCTTTGTTAGAGTGTATgtatgtttcttatttatttattattattattattatttattattattatttttttttttttttgcatgtgagcTGCATCAAAATTGAACTCAGTCTTGCAAATCTCTTGTTGGCCTTTGCCAAGCACTAGCACTTTGCTGCCATGGTAACTGTAATTAAACTGATAAGAGTGGAAAAATGTCAGTATCTCTGAGCCTTGCAGCTGCATTGGAGAAAAAGGGAATCAAATTGGTTCCCAGCTCCATTGCTCAAAAAGGGGAGGGGGCGgtggaaggatggggagggggttGGGAGTTGAAGGGGCAGAACAGAGTTAAGCAGCTCCAGCGCCTGAGATCTGGGGACATCTATTTGCATTGTTGTCCCTTAGGGGGCTGCAGCCTGTAGGGATGCTCTGGGCCAGTGAACAGAGAGAAACAAGCTTTTAGGCCCAATCCAGTTCTCCAATCGGGtctgggggttggggagaggatgaagatgggcaggaggagagaaaatcttTTGTTTGGTACCTCTTGGCAATCGAATGGCCACGTTGGCCAAATTCTTTTAATCTGTGTCACTGCTCCCAGCTGCAGAACCTGCATTCCCGTTTTAGCATCTTCCTGAGGCACCTCATCTCTGCCAACCCCCTTTATGTATTCCCTCTTCCTGTTCCTTCTCCCAGATTGTTCTCTCTGAATCTTTCGACAGGcacaaaatgttttccattcaCTATGTGCAGTTCgtccaaaaatataaaagactgtGTCTAAGTGCTGCAAATCTttgattatgattattttttttaaacccctgTGTGTTGTGGAGTTGTGGTTACTTTGTTGTGTTAACTACTGAAGCTGAGACTGCGCGGATGAATGGCACAGAACAAGGAAACATAATGGAGGCAATCAACCGTTAGGCCGCCTCACAATGCAATCCAGGCAATTAAAAGCTCACCAGAGTTTAAATGAAATGGTTCTACTTATTTCTGCACACCACACTGCACAGGctattatttatgtcttttttttaattatgatttcCCTTAAACTGTCAAATAACTCAGGATGGCAGGGTCTCAGAGGCAATAAGAATTTCCCTCTGAACAATTTACATGCCAATCTAAAACTAGTTATGAGTCCTGATGTGCTATGAGCAACTTGTGAAATGTTTCTCAGCTCCCAACGCATGACTCTACCCAGTGGTGCTCTTCTggatggggagggggtgctgctgctgctttgtGCCTTTTAGGTACGTGGCAACGGGGCGACTCCTAAATAGTTCTTTTTCTACGACTGTTAACTTGCATCGTATTGAAAGCGATTTCCTCTCCGAGAGAAATGTGATGATGTTCTCTAAAAGAAGGTACCAGGCTGGAGTGCAAAATATCAAACTCCTTCAAGCCCAAGGCCAAACAGAATGTAAGAGTTTCAAATATTAATTGGCCTCTGAGTGCTAAATTAAAATGTCAACACAACAAAAACATTTTGTGAAGACAAGCAGGGTAGTGTTACTTGTGCCAAATGTTGGTATTCCCTGTCTTGGTTGCAAAGGGTTTTGAATAGAGATAGCTGACCTTATACGCTTGATGATGGTAACTCAACTAAAGGAAATGTAGCTGGGCTGCAACTGAAAaggattttttagatttttctcagCTTTGTGCTGTGAAAAAATAAGAGCCTGATAAATTGGCTAATTAGAAGAGCCCCTCATATCTCTTGATGTTTTCAATAACGAAATACAGAATGTCACTTAGTAAATCAAaatttcccccctccccccaggtaTATGGTTAAGAGGCACTTGGAGATGTTCTGTACTGTAAttaatgggatttattccttgtGGAACCTTGCTGGAAGACGGTAACTAGTTGTGATCAAAGAAACTTCATTTGTTAGAAGTTCTAGAGAGTGAGATTTAGCAAAGCTATCAAGGGTTATGATTAATCTACACTAGACCCTTAGCTCcttcaaagaaaaggaacagaaagcaGACTGTAGGAATACCACCTGCTCGTCGGTACAAATCCAGCTGCTAGTCTGCAGCTCTGACTACCACGGCTATGCATATCATGCAGAAAGAACAGCCACCCTGCTCTCTTCCCCGCCATTCCCTATGCCAGTACTCTACCAGAGAAGTTATTTTCTAATGGAAGTTCAACATCATAACGATACGTGCAATCGGTGTATTATTTGTAGCTAGAAAAGTTTTTCACCTCTGATGGTACAGTGCCTGAGTGTCTCTTATCtgtgtgattaaaaaaagaaaaaaagcctgtgAAGGTAATGGAGGCAAAGCCTTCATCAGAAGGCATCAGAGGAAACGAAAGGAGGTTAAGCTACTTTGGAGTAGGAAATATAAGATCATAGCTTGGCATTTCTCTTCTTGAAACTGTTTCAAGTGCATCCACATTTGGTGTTTTATATAGTTTAAAACTTTATGAGTAGGAGAGGAAGCATCCTATAGTAGCAGGATCTCTGAAGAAGACCACCAAGTCTAGTACTTCACTGTCGTTCAGTTTTGAGCAAGTCCTTATACTCTCTTAGGCCTCTAGCAcaatttgtaaaatgagggagtTAGGAATCGATGATGTCTACAGTATTTTGTAGTGCTTAGGATGAGTTATTTGATTAATATGAAGTTCCGAATAGTTggtccagctcttttttttttttttttttaagctgggtGTTGGACACTTAGGAAAGAAGAAACTCAAAAGGGAATAGCCTTTCATTGAAAAAATTCCAGTCAAGTTGTAAAACCTACAGAACCCAGCTAGACTCCTTATTATGGAGCTAtgtctctaaaatacataaacgTCCTGCGTCTAGTGCACtatgtatatacatgcacataatatatttatgtacatatgtttatgtaatttatatatatttagatgttaccttctgttgtttcttctttcccttataaaataaataagtgcatgTTTATGGTAATAAATTAATCCTGTACTTTAGTTTTATATAAAAGCATGTAGTATACGGTGAGGTAATCTGCCGTTGACTGACGTTTGTGAGTatagattcattttaaaaattttaatgtaaggAATAATTTGAAATATCAAGAGCACAGAAGGAAGGATTTGGATGCAAACAAGCAATATAGTATTGGTGAGCTTTTGGAATGACTGTACCGTGTGTTTAACTATAAACATCCCCACTGCTAAGTCAGGTTAGTGTAATCCCAGAAGGGTGCACTCTCCTTCCACTGTCAAGCACATATCAAGTGAATTTCCAGCCAGTAAAGAAAAACTCATTTTTGACTCTCATAGACTGTACATGGACTAGTTTGTTAAATagctttctttaaaattgttaGCCACTTCCTCACATTTTCTTCCCAAAGGAACCACTCTAGATAGAGAATGGGGAACACTACCGAATTATTTGACGCTATTTAGCTTGGTGTATATAACGTCTGCTTACCCTGTACAACATGAATGCATTATTTTCCCCCACTTTGTAGATGTGACTTTATAAATGATTTAATAAGGACTTTATAACATTTGAGCCTTTTGTTTCCAAAATTTAGTTTGATTCTGGTATGGCCCTACAAAAGAAAGTCTAAGGCTCCTGGACAAAAAGCAGTATTAAATATGAAACTTGTCTTTTGACATCTTGTGATTCTTCCTTGTAGTCCCAgctcccttttttgtttttgtcttcctttaGGTATACAAATGCTCTCAGTCCAGCCAGACACCAAGCCGAAAGGTTGTGCTGGCTGCAACCGAAAGATCAAGGACCGGTATCTTCTAAAGGCACTGGACAAATACTGGCATGAAGACTGCCTGAAGTGTGCCTGCTGTGACTGTCGTTTGGGAGAGGTGGGCTCCACCCTGTACACTAAAGCTAATCTTATCCTTTGTCGCAGAGACTATCTGAGGTAGGAATTATCCTTGCACACCAGTGATGACTGGATtccttttaaagtactttttgtAAGTGTATTTTTTGGGGTTTCATTTCCTTATTAGCAGCTTATATTCCTGAAAGCTGTTGACCTGTCAGCCTTCAAAGTGTTGCCAGGTGCCTCATATGCAAATTCTTGCTTAAGTAATGGCCAATAAAACATCACATCTAAAGTGTTTCCATTTGGCCAGCCTGGATGCTCAGACTTAGAAATAGGCTATTCCACTGCCCATGTTGAAACCATCAGTCCTGAGCAAGGATGTATTTGGTGGAAATCAGCATAGAAGTGTACCATACTGACATAGAAGTACCATACGGACAAGGTAGGCTGAGCTCGACACAGGGGCTATTCAGCTGTCTTCCAGTTTCTGATCTGTCAAAGAAAGTCAGTTTGAAATTAGCTGGTATGTATTTGCATCGTTATGATACAGTTTTGAAAACTTTCTCCAAGTGTGAATACATCCCCCCACCCTCAGCGGCATTCCCAGTGAGCATCACAGAGATATCACTGAGCATTAACAGCCTCAGACTTGCCAGTAGCATTATAGAAATGAACACAGTAAAGATCTCCATCATTATGGAAAAATGATAGCCACTCTCTAAACTGTAAACATCTGAACAGTTTGAGGACCATTCACATGTTCTTGCTTAAAAAGCCATGAGGCTCACTCAGCCTGTTTCCCAGCATTTAGCACTCAACACATGAActtctatttaagaaaaattattttgcttttcaggGAACTTTGTGACTTGATTCAGCTgcaaattacatatattaataaaGTAGGACCTATCAAATTAGAGAAATGATATATGGCATCATTTGGGTTTTCATATTTGATACAATTAATCACTTTTCTAGTCTGACATTAAgcgatttattttgaattttttttcctttatgacacAAAATTTATCAATCAGCCATAGCTCCTTAACCATCTTGGCCATTTGGGGAAGTGTTTTCTAGGGAATTTGGTACTTCAGTGTATGCAATTCAGTTATTTTTggtcttattattttaatctttatatacaaaaatatatcatttgcttAGTAGTGGTTTAAAAGGGTGAATCCAGTACTGTTTATCAGATTCTGCTCTTTCCCCCTCTTAGAACTGCCTCATCTGACAGCCTCCAGGCTAATTATGACCACTTGTTACTACTTCTCTGTGTTCCAAGGGCACAAAATACATGCAAGGTGCCAACAATGGGAAGTGACTCTATAGCCAGAATCTCCCTTATTGTGGTGGCACAACTAATCAGAATTAACTTATTCCGTGAATTCTCTTAGAACTTCGGTCTTTgaactttttctttgaaataaaatttttttcctctgctcattGTGAATTAGAGCCTCATTTCCACATAAAGCGTTTGCATTTGCTTTCAGTGATTTAATAACGCTTCCTAGTTTTGCTTTATCTCCCCTAACCAATAATCATGGCTTTTGGACTCTTTTTTTGACTTTTACATTTGTTTACAACTGCAGTGTCTCAAGTGGGTTTATGTAACAACAATTCCAAAACAAGTTTCTATAGTCTGAGCAAGATTAAGGTGTTCtaataagcaataaaaataaaaattaactgagatttaaagagaggtGGTTGAAATAGCTGGATTTTGAAGATTTATAATTTGCCAGTGAAATAACCTGTATTTTGAGTTAAACTGTTTTTGCAGTTGTTAAAATAGTAGCAGACACAGAAAGAAACCTTAGACTTGTTTTGTGTTATTCTTTatggtaataaaaatatgatGTTAAACTGCCATTTGATAGTTTCCATTTAAGTGTTTTGTTGAAAGGGATTTATCAAAATAGCTTCCATATCagaaatgtttgtctttctctaggaTAGATGATATTTTGTGACTTAATTTCTAATAGGCTCAAACTTTTAATGTTTGTTAACTTGTTAAAAAAGAACCATACTCTTTCGAATAAAACTCTGGTCCTGATTgccaatattttcatttctcagagtATAATTTCCTCTTAAATTGGTCATAACCACATTAATGGCCAGTTGTTATGTTAACAGCCTAAGGATTGTTAACATTTCAAGCTAAGTTGTTAACAGCAAGCTTATTCCTTATTTAAACTGAAGGTTTGTTGTATATAATGTGACTTCTTTGGCAAGGAGTAATTTGTCAATACTTAAAAATTGTAGAAGTGAAACGGGTGATTGGTATGTGTATAAAACACTGTGTTATGTGTTACAGATTATGCTGCAGATGTGGTTTGTAGTTTTATGTAAGAAGTGTGTATCTCAATGAAATTGTGTAGATGTTCAGCAGCATATGTCTCTTATTggatatttaaaatagttaattccGTTATGTCAGATAGACAAATATAATTaggaaaactttatttacaaattaatttatttgaatggTATAGtcattcaaaaatgtttattggatGCCTGTTGTGTGAGAAGTATAATTTTAAGTAATAGatgaatttgagaaaaataaaaatatacctcAAATTGTTACTAATTATTTATTAACTACACAAAATCTGTAATATCAGTAAGCAAGTAATATTTTGTGACTGTCTTTCCgagcttgaaaataatttttctcatttccctcagttcacatttcctttctgtattttgcACAGTCAATGCTTAACCATTTAAATACTATTCTcaagtggttttgttttgtttttggtatttggATAGTATGTAATTTCTTTGAGGTGACCAAACAAGCTGTAAATAACCTACaggtttgtatttctctgtctAAATCAGTAGGCATCTAAGTAAGAATatggaaaatgataaagaaaaaatagttttatctGTACTGGTAAATTATTAATTGTAGGTATTATCTTGGACCAAACAATTTTTTCGTATCTAAAGAAGAGTGAAATATTTTTTGCCAATTGTACTTAGCTTCCTAATTctccttcaaaaaagaaaacaaaaaacacttctaATTCTGAACAATGAGTATTGAagttataacattttattttgtgttactTTGGGTAACGAAAGTGATGACATGTTTTTTCAAGGTCTTTGAATAATGAACACAAGAATTTCAGAGGATATTTTCTTAGAGTTATAGAAACTATTATTGTGGTAAATATGATTTCGCTtagacttttttccttctttgtggcACAATTAGCtatatttaagaaaaggaaaaatgattctACCGTTTATATACTGAATCTCAGATCTTAACTATTCATTTTCCCTAACGGGGCTGGAataccatcttttatttttctgtagaatATGCAATGCACATATCTGATGAGAGAGAATTTGCCAGTTTGTAGGATTGTTCTCTGCCTTTGGAAATTCATTACATAAAGGAACAGAAGGATTGACTTTTGAAACTTTCTCTATTTTAACATGCTTTCTGATATTATCTATGAAGCTAATCTGCCCATCAATATATATAAGCCAAGACCTTGAAatgtatatgttaaaaaaatgtatccaatgcatttgtaacttttttatttttataattcaacTTATGACAAATTAGGGAAGCATCCTTATACCTTGAACTAGAATGCCCAAAGTAGATTAAAAATTCTTGTGTAAATACAGCAGAGTTTTAGTAATGAGGTTTACAGAACTCTAGTCACTACTAATTTATCTGTCATCCTTGTTCCAGTTTGGAAAATGTGAAAAGAGTAGTTAACATATAATCGgagttttagaattaaaattttgtgACAAGTGTTGAAAAGTCAGAACCAGGAGAAATAACAAACTACTTTTCAACTTGGAGGCAGTAAAGAATACAAGAATTTACCACTTGAGAGtgggaaatttttcctttttttttttttttttgttaaacctATAACTTATTACGTATATATTTTAAGCATCAAGTCACTGTAGGCTAGATCTTGTATCTCTGAATGGGGGTCTCACCAGAAAATGTATTCAAAGCCGTTAGCTGTGATGTATAGCATGGAAGCTGCTTATAGCTCTTCCTATATGAGCAGCCAAAAAAGCCTTATATAAAATCTAATgtaatttgctatttttatatctcagaatgatttgtttaaattaaaCTGCTGGGAGAGAACGATGCTTCATGTGCCACCATAGTTGCCAATTAAGAAAAAGGATTTGAAACTGTTATGCTGACTACAAATTTTGCATGCtttaatataatcatataataactttcatactgaaaattaaaagtaaatgctACATAGAGTATTAATCTGGCTCTAACTTTATTCCACACTAATCAAATCTGGTGcttctaaatttttatataaggtTAAATTTATACTAGTACATAATTACAACcttaaaagtaaatacaaatgtattgtttatattattttatctgaTAATTCATTGAATAGATACTTTTTGGTGTTGAATAAATACTCTTCTTCCTTCATTGTCTTCTTTTCAATATAGACAGTTGAAATGATTTCCTCAGAAATCATTGCaactttattatttgaaaaatcactTTATTGTTATAAATGCTGAAAATGTAAACTTTTATATAGAATTAAACTCTTCCCAAATGAACTTTTTTTCCCTACAAGCTTCATTTGAGTTCTCTTAACATTTCattgtaataataattttcatcatttttaatttgttaccTAACCTtagattatgaaatattttagcatatgtgtatatattagaCTCTGCTAAAAAATAGTGTTACGTTCCTTGTAAATGATCTTTCCTTATTCATAGCTTTATAAGAAGTTGTAATTTTAAGtccatttttttgtctttcatagGAAAGCATTATTGAGTTTTAGTTCAAACATTTTAGACTGCATACTATTCAAGAACCGGCACAAATCAGGAGTGATAATTTTGTTTTGTCCAATACTTTGAGAGAGTGCCCCTCATTTTAGGAAAGATTGGTGGGCTTTCTAAGCAACAGCCCTTTTGCAGCAATCtctgttaaaaatatttcatctacATATAgaatttctcatctataaatttaTCCACAATATCTCTCTATCATTATTCTGTAATGCATCCATTTTCAGTGAATGAGTATTTAACAGAAtgaattattttggttttgtgaCTCTTGTTTTggcttgttttatagatgagatatTTTCACTGAAAATACTTCCCTCCAgaatattgaaaataagaaaaaacttcacactgtttctatatttttactgttttttaaaaaatctttttatatagcTTGGAATACTTCAGTCAGAATAGTTTTTACACATAAGATGGATAAGTTAGACATACCTGACTTAGCagaaaaatattctgtttctaCAAGTATATTTAGGATTAAATGCATCTGGAAGAACTACATTTGAGAATTGCTAAAATTGCTTATTTGGcactttaaaatacatagaactCTGGGAAAGAATCTCTATTTTTGGTTGCTTTTAGAGTATATCAAAGTAAGCCAGGACTTCATTTATAAACTCACCATTAACTTCCATTAAGTgactaataataaattttaatgttgTGTTTTGACTGCATAAACATAATTTATTAAggaatctcattttaaaaacatgctgaAAGTGGTAATTTTGTAAATGGTTTTGATGAATATATGCATTGTAGAAATGTATTATGTAGTTCAGTTTTTTGCctcacataaaaattatatatcctaAAAGAATTGCACCAACCTTAAGCAACCATTATATTTTCCTTCATTACCCTGTGAGGCATTGAAATCTTCTTTTTGCATttggtttgaaaacattttcctatTCCTATGAGAATGGCTTCTGTTACTCAAAATTATATACCGCAACCTCATCctgtcttccaaaaaaaaaattaactcacagTTCTCACTTTAATCAGCATAAGAATTATAAATGCAGGACAAGATCTTGAAACcaaggaaagcaaaaatgaatacagcaatattctttctgttcaattgaccagatattttttaaacaacatttGTATTAGCCACGTTTCTCCAAAAaggcatttttctttcattttaatatttattggcTTATGTAAGTGATTGTTCCTACAGAGAAG contains:
- the LMO3 gene encoding LIM domain only protein 3 isoform X3, with protein sequence MQKKEKSFGIQMLSVQPDTKPKGCAGCNRKIKDRYLLKALDKYWHEDCLKCACCDCRLGEVGSTLYTKANLILCRRDYLRLFGVTGNCAACSKLIPAFEMVMRAKDNVYHLDCFACQLCNQRFCVGDKFFLKNNMILCQTDYEEGLMKEGYAPQVR
- the LMO3 gene encoding LIM domain only protein 3 isoform X2, producing the protein MWMEGGRAAAARNVSSIQMLSVQPDTKPKGCAGCNRKIKDRYLLKALDKYWHEDCLKCACCDCRLGEVGSTLYTKANLILCRRDYLRLFGVTGNCAACSKLIPAFEMVMRAKDNVYHLDCFACQLCNQRFCVGDKFFLKNNMILCQTDYEEGLMKEGYAPQVR
- the LMO3 gene encoding LIM domain only protein 3 isoform X1 — its product is MMFSKRRYQAGVQNIKLLQAQGQTECIQMLSVQPDTKPKGCAGCNRKIKDRYLLKALDKYWHEDCLKCACCDCRLGEVGSTLYTKANLILCRRDYLRLFGVTGNCAACSKLIPAFEMVMRAKDNVYHLDCFACQLCNQRFCVGDKFFLKNNMILCQTDYEEGLMKEGYAPQVR